A genomic region of Raphanus sativus cultivar WK10039 chromosome 6, ASM80110v3, whole genome shotgun sequence contains the following coding sequences:
- the LOC108812908 gene encoding uncharacterized protein LOC108812908 isoform X2 — protein sequence MMLCGSLRNRIQPWLRDYVKLQSLALILIYAQIGCALIGSLGALYNGVLLINLVIALFALVAIESNSQSLGRTYAVLLFSALLLDISWFILFTQQIWSISADETYGTLFVFSVKLTMAMEMIGFFLRLSSSLLWFQIYRLGASIVHTSLPPDSDLRSSFLNPPTPAIIGDAAEEEEIMGGSIYDPAYYASLFEEGLSNMSSPTATQVDHYTAENNGSPSAEEASQIKSPTSRSLHAIDEEKGLKQPPGMSSL from the exons ATGATGCTTTGTGGTTCTTTGCGAAATCGAATACAGCCTTGGCTTCGCGACTATGTTAAACTCCAATCTCTCGCCCTCATCCTCATCTACGCTCag ATAGGTTGCGCCCTGATTGGATCACTAGGCGCCTTATACAATGGAGTTTTACTGATAAACTTGGTGATTGCGTTGTTTGCGCTTGTGGCAATCGAAAGCAATAGCCAAAGTCTCGGCCGCACCTACGCTGTTCTCCTCTTCTCTGCTCTTCTTCTCGATATCTCATGGTTCATCCTCTTCACCCAACAGATTTG GAGCATTTCAGCTGATGAGACGTATGGCACCTTGTTCGTGTTTTCAGTGAAGCTCACCATGGCTATGGAGATGATTGGCTTCTTTCTTAggctctcttcctctctcttgtGGTTTCAGATTTATAGGCTTGGTGCTTCTATTGTCCACACTTCACTTCCCCCTGATTCTGATTTGCGGAGCAGTTTCTTGAACCCGCCAACTCCTGCTATTATAGGCGACGctgctgaagaagaagagatcatGGGTGGTTCTATCTACGACCCTGCCTACTACGCCTCTCTTTTTGAAGAGGGCCTATCTAATATGAGTTCACCCACCGCTACACAG GTGGATCATTATACAGCTGAGAACAATGGATCACCATCTGCAGAAGAAGCCTCTCAGATTAAGTCCCCCACATCCAGATCATTGCATGCAATTGAT GAAGAGAAAGGTTTGAAGCAACCGCCGGGGATGTCTTCATTATGA
- the LOC108812908 gene encoding uncharacterized protein LOC108812908 isoform X1 yields MMLCGSLRNRIQPWLRDYVKLQSLALILIYAQIGCALIGSLGALYNGVLLINLVIALFALVAIESNSQSLGRTYAVLLFSALLLDISWFILFTQQICRSISADETYGTLFVFSVKLTMAMEMIGFFLRLSSSLLWFQIYRLGASIVHTSLPPDSDLRSSFLNPPTPAIIGDAAEEEEIMGGSIYDPAYYASLFEEGLSNMSSPTATQVDHYTAENNGSPSAEEASQIKSPTSRSLHAIDEEKGLKQPPGMSSL; encoded by the exons ATGATGCTTTGTGGTTCTTTGCGAAATCGAATACAGCCTTGGCTTCGCGACTATGTTAAACTCCAATCTCTCGCCCTCATCCTCATCTACGCTCag ATAGGTTGCGCCCTGATTGGATCACTAGGCGCCTTATACAATGGAGTTTTACTGATAAACTTGGTGATTGCGTTGTTTGCGCTTGTGGCAATCGAAAGCAATAGCCAAAGTCTCGGCCGCACCTACGCTGTTCTCCTCTTCTCTGCTCTTCTTCTCGATATCTCATGGTTCATCCTCTTCACCCAACAGATTTG CAGGAGCATTTCAGCTGATGAGACGTATGGCACCTTGTTCGTGTTTTCAGTGAAGCTCACCATGGCTATGGAGATGATTGGCTTCTTTCTTAggctctcttcctctctcttgtGGTTTCAGATTTATAGGCTTGGTGCTTCTATTGTCCACACTTCACTTCCCCCTGATTCTGATTTGCGGAGCAGTTTCTTGAACCCGCCAACTCCTGCTATTATAGGCGACGctgctgaagaagaagagatcatGGGTGGTTCTATCTACGACCCTGCCTACTACGCCTCTCTTTTTGAAGAGGGCCTATCTAATATGAGTTCACCCACCGCTACACAG GTGGATCATTATACAGCTGAGAACAATGGATCACCATCTGCAGAAGAAGCCTCTCAGATTAAGTCCCCCACATCCAGATCATTGCATGCAATTGAT GAAGAGAAAGGTTTGAAGCAACCGCCGGGGATGTCTTCATTATGA
- the LOC108812907 gene encoding E3 ubiquitin-protein ligase SIRP1, with protein MEEEANATRYWCHMCSQTVNAVVMEEEIKCTLCRSGFIEEMDEDHHHSSSDGNDRRRATNNASILAPILMEMINNSSSSSATRNLSAETLNEIIRNNNNRPRSVSVVQLLHGVRPLEPESSDDNNNNNNNNDGADGERERGRMIFIDPHRQFIAIPSSLVRDSIPAGSSLSDYFIGPGFEALLQRLAENDPNRYGTPPARKEDVESLATVRIEDPCLQCSVCLDDFEVGIEAKQMPCKHSFHADCLLPWLELHSSCPVCRYQLPTADETNKTTGEETNDNSEVSESSATGSSQGTENSDANSHEGEEENDDGNRNAFSIPWPFSSFISSLFSQDRNSSN; from the coding sequence ATGGAAGAAGAAGCAAACGCAACGAGATATTGGTGCCACATGTGTTCCCAAACCGTGAACGCGGTGGTGATGGAAGAGGAGATCAAATGCACCCTCTGTCGAAGCGGCTTTATTGAAGAGATGGATGAGGATCATCACCACTCTTCTTCAGATGGCAATGATCGGAGGAGAGCAACAAACAACGCTTCAATCTTGGCTCCCATCTTAATGGAAATGATCAACaactcttcgtcttcttctgcTACAAGGAACCTTAGTGCTGAGACTCTGAACGAAATAATccgaaacaacaacaacagaccACGCTCTGTTTCCGTTGTGCAACTTCTTCATGGAGTAAGACCACTTGAACCTGAGAGTAGCGatgataacaacaacaacaacaacaacaacgatgGGGcggatggagagagagagagaggacgcATGATCTTCATCGATCCGCATCGTCAGTTCATCGCCATCCCGAGCTCTCTCGTTAGGGATTCCATCCCTGCTGGTTCTTCTCTGAGCGACTATTTCATCGGTCCTGGATTCGAAGCCCTGCTTCAGCGCTTGGCGGAGAATGATCCCAACAGATACGGAACTCCTCCAGCTCGTAAAGAAGATGTTGAGTCTTTGGCTACTGTCAGAATCGAGGATCCTTGTCTGCAGTGTTCTGTGTGTTTGGATGATTTCGAGGTTGGGATCGAGGCTAAACAGATGCCATGTAAGCATAGCTTCCATGCTGACTGCTTGCTCCCGTGGCTTGAGCTTCACAGTTCATGCCCTGTTTGTAGGTATCAGTTACCTACCGCAGATGAGACTAATAAGACTACCGGTGAAGAAACAAATGACAACAGTGAAGTTAGTGAGTCCTCTGCTACAGGCAGTAGCCAGGGAACTGAGAACAGCGATGCAAACAGTCacgaaggagaagaggagaacgATGATGGTAATAGGAACGCATTCTCGATCCCATGGCCGTTTAGCAGCTTCATCTCGTCCTTGTTCTCTCAAGACAGGAATTCATCAAATTGA